In the Numida meleagris isolate 19003 breed g44 Domestic line chromosome 5, NumMel1.0, whole genome shotgun sequence genome, one interval contains:
- the EN1 gene encoding homeobox protein engrailed-1, with protein MEEPPEGHGHHRDAAPPGPANGGGGGGGGSDGDSAPPPPPPPPRTTNFFIDNILRPDFGCKKEPPAATGAATGGGGGGGGREQRDGAQSAGRENVNPLLARPPHAPSSALLCPDSNCAPDGSAPAGTAAKANPGTAAGAAGAAGAAKAQGDGGETPAAKYGEHGSPAILLMGSNNGGAVLKPDSQQPLVWPAWVYCTRYSDRPSSGPRTRKLKKKKTEKEDKRPRTAFTAEQLQRLKAEFQANRYITEQRRQSLAQELSLNESQIKIWFQNKRAKIKKATGIKNGLALHLMAQGLYNHSTTTVQDKEESE; from the exons ATGGAAGAGCCGCCGGAGGGGCACGGCCACCACCGGGACGCGGCGCCGCCGGGGCCGGCGAACGGTGGAGGCGGCGGTGGAGGCGGCAGCGACGGCGACAGCGCTCCG cccccgccgccgccgccgccccgcacCACCAACTTCTTCATCGACAACATCCTCCGCCCGGACTTCGGCTGCAAGAAGGAGCCGCCCGCCGCCACCGGAGCCGCGacgggaggaggaggaggaggcggcggccgGGAACAGCGGGACGGAGCGCAGAGCGCAGGTAGAGAGAACGTCAACCCGCTGCTGGCCCGGCCGCCCCACGCGCCCTCCTCCGCCCTCCTCTGCCCGGACTCGAACTGCGCTCCCGACGGCTCCGCACCCGCCGGCACCGCCGCCAAAGCGAACCCCGGAACGGCCGCGGGGGccgcgggggctgcgggggcgGCCAAGGCTCAAGGAGACGGCGGCGAGACTCCGGCGGCCAAGTACGGGGAGCACGGCAGCCCCGCCATCCTCCTCATGGGCTCCAATAATGGAGGAGCCGTGCTCAAGCCTGACTCGCAGCAGCCGCTGGTGTGGCCCGCCTGGGTGTACTGCACGCGGTACTCCGACCGGCCGTCCTCGG GCCCCCGCACcaggaagctgaagaagaagaagacggAGAAGGAGGACAAGCGGCCGCGCACCGCCTTCACGGCCGAGCAGCTGCAGCGGCTGAAGGCGGAGTTCCAGGCGAACCGCTACATCACGGAGCAGCGGCGGCAGAGCCTGGCCCAGGAGCTGAGCCTCAACGAGTCCCAGATCAAGATCTGGTTCCAGAACAAGCGGGCCAAGATCAAGAAGGCGACGGGCATCAAGAACGGGCTGGCGCTGCACCTCATGGCCCAGGGACTGTACAACCACTCCACCACCACGGTGCAGGACAAAGAGGAGAGCGAGTGA